From Ictidomys tridecemlineatus isolate mIctTri1 chromosome 2, mIctTri1.hap1, whole genome shotgun sequence, the proteins below share one genomic window:
- the Hic2 gene encoding hypermethylated in cancer 2 protein isoform X1 — protein sequence MVSGPLALRWCAWAGRGDMGPDMELPSHSKQLLLQLNQQRTKGFLCDVIIMVENSIFRAHKNVLAASSIYFKSLVLHDNLINLDTDMVSSTVFQQILDFIYTGKLLPSDQPAEPNFSTLLTAASYLQLPELAALCRRKLKRAGKPFGSGRVGAAGMGRPSRSQRLSTASVIQARYPGLADGRKGTHAHQELPPAKGSDDELYLSGSTQESTHSLGRGVCPTSGEVGLGGCSSSTNGSTGGCEQELGLDLSKKSPPLPPTTPVPHLTPDDPAQLSDSQQDSPPSASALPIANSASYAELGGTPDESMDLEGAEDNHLSLLEGSGGQPRKSLRHSSRKKEWSKKDPVAGSPFERREAGPKGPCPGEESEGLGDRVPNGILSGSVGGGGPSGPYGDPPYPCKEEEENGKDGSEDSGQSGSEGGSGHPGAHYMYRQEGYETVSYGDNLYVCIPCAKGFPSSEQLNAHVETHTEEELFIKEEGAYETGSGGAEEEAEDLSAPSAAYAAEPRPFKCSVCEKTYKDPATLRQHEKTHWLTRPFPCNICGKMFTQRGTMTRHMRSHLGLKPFACDECGMRFTRQYRLTEHMRVHSGEKPYECQLCGGKFTQQRNLISHLRMHTSPS from the exons ATGGTTTCTGGGCCCCTGGCACTCCG GTGGTGTGCGTGGGCAGGGCGTGGGGACATGGGGCCCGACATGGAGCTGCCCAGCCACTCAAAGCAGCTCCTGCTACAACTGAACCAGCAGAGGACCAAGGGCTTCCTGTGTGATGTCATCATCATGGTGGAGAACTCAATTTTCCGGGCCCATAAGAATGTTCTGGCTGCCAGTAGCATCTACTTCAAATCCCTGGTCCTGCACGATAACCTCATCAATCTGGACACAGACATGGTCAGCTCCACAGTATTCCAGCAGATCCTGGACTTCATCTACACAGGCAAGCTGCTGCCCAGTGACCAGCCAGCTGAGCCCAACTTCAGCACTCTTCTCACTGCCGCCAGCTACCTCCAGCTGCCTGAGTTGGCAGCCCTCTGCCGCCGCAAACTCAAGCGAGCTGGCAAGCCCTTTGGCTCTGGACGGGTTGGGGCTGCTGGCATGGGGCGACCATCCCGTAGCCAGCGGCTATCCACAGCCTCTGTTATCCAGGCTCGGTATCCAGGGCTTGCGGACGGGCGCAAAGGAACCCACGCCCACCAGGAGCTCCCACCAGCCAAAGGCTCAGATGATGAGCTTTATCTCAGTGGCTCCACCCAGGAGAGCACACATAGCCTGGGCCGGGGGGTCTGCCCAACCAGTGGAGAGGTAGGCCTAGGGGGCTGCAGTAGCAGCACCAATGGAAGCACTGGGGGCTGTGAACAGGAGCTGGGCCTTGACCTGTCCAAGAAGagcccacccctgccccccacaACTCCCGTACCCCACCTCACCCCTGATGATCCAGCCCAGCTGAGCGACAGTCAGCAGGACTCACCACCTTCGGCCTCTGCCCTTCCCATTGCCAATAGTGCCTCTTATGCTGAGCTGGGAGGCACCCCTGATGAGTCCATGGATCTGGAGGGGGCTGAGGATAATCACCTGAGTCTGCTGGAGGGGTCGGGTGGGCAGCCTCGGAAGAGCCTCCGGCATTCATCCCGCAAAAAGGAGTGGAGCAAGAAGGATCCTGTGGCTGGCTCCCCCTTTGAGCGGAGAGAAGCAGGGCCCAAGGGCCCCTGCCCTGGAGAAGAGAGTGAGGGGCTTGGGGATAGGGTTCCCAATGGCATTCTATCTGGCAGTGTTGGGGGAGGAGGCCCCAGTGGGCCCTATGGGGATCCCCCATACCCTtgcaaggaagaggaggaaaatggGAAGGACGGGAGTGAGGACAGTGGGCAGAGTGGTAGTGAGGGGGGCAGTGGCCACCCTGGCGCCCATTACATGTATCGGCAAGAGGGCTATGAGACAGTGTCATATGGAGACAACCTTTATGTATGCATCCCTTGCGCCAAGGGCTTCCCCAGTTCTGAGCAGCTCAATGCCCACGTGGAGACACACACCGAGGAGGAGCTGTTCATCAAGGAGGAAGGGGCCTATGAAACTGGCAGCGGGGGTgctgaggaggaggcagaggaccTGTCGGCGCCCAGTGCAGCCTATGCTGCTGAGCCCCGGCCCTTCAAGTGCTCTGTCTGCGAGAAGACTTACAAAGACCCGGCTACTCTAAGGCAGCATGAGAAGACACACTGGCTGACGCGGCCCTTCCCTTGCAACATCTGTGGCAAGATGTTCACACAGCGTGGCACCATGACCCGCCACATGCGAAGCCACCTGGGCCTGAAGCCCTTTGCCTGTGACGAATGTGGCATGCGTTTTACCCGCCAGTACCGCCTCACTGAGCACATGCGTGTGCACTCAGGTGAGAAGCCATATGAGTGCCAGCTCTGTGGGGGCAAGTTTACCCAGCAGCGTAACCTCATCAGCCACTTGCGCATGCACACCTCCCCCTCCTAG
- the Hic2 gene encoding hypermethylated in cancer 2 protein isoform X2, with protein MVSGPLALRWCAWAGRGDMGPDMELPSHSKQLLLQLNQQRTKGFLCDVIIMVENSIFRAHKNVLAASSIYFKSLVLHDNLINLDTDMVSSTVFQQILDFIYTGKLLPSDQPAEPNFSTLLTAASYLQLPELAALCRRKLKRAGKPFGSGRVGAAGMGRPSRSQRLSTASVIQARYPGLADGRKGTHAHQELPPAKGSDDELYLSGSTQESTHSLGRGVCPTSGEVGLGGCSSSTNGSTGGCEQELGLDLSKKSPPLPPTTPVPHLTPDDPAQLSDSQQDSPPSASALPIANSASYAELGGTPDESMDLEGAEDNHLSLLEGSGGQPRKSLRHSSRKKEWSKKDPVAGSPFERREAGPKGPCPGEESEGLGDRVPNGILSGSVGGGGPSGPYGDPPYPCKEEEENGKDGSEDSGQSGSEGGSGHPGAHYMYRQEGYETVSYGDNLYVCIPCAKGFPSSEQLNAHVETHTEEELFIKEEGAYETGSGGAEEEAEDLSAPSAAYAAEPRPFKCSVCEKTYKDPATLRQHEKTHWLTRPFPCNICGKMFTQRGTMTRHMRSHLGLKPFACDECGMRFTRQYRLTEHMRVHSGMELWLRGRALA; from the exons ATGGTTTCTGGGCCCCTGGCACTCCG GTGGTGTGCGTGGGCAGGGCGTGGGGACATGGGGCCCGACATGGAGCTGCCCAGCCACTCAAAGCAGCTCCTGCTACAACTGAACCAGCAGAGGACCAAGGGCTTCCTGTGTGATGTCATCATCATGGTGGAGAACTCAATTTTCCGGGCCCATAAGAATGTTCTGGCTGCCAGTAGCATCTACTTCAAATCCCTGGTCCTGCACGATAACCTCATCAATCTGGACACAGACATGGTCAGCTCCACAGTATTCCAGCAGATCCTGGACTTCATCTACACAGGCAAGCTGCTGCCCAGTGACCAGCCAGCTGAGCCCAACTTCAGCACTCTTCTCACTGCCGCCAGCTACCTCCAGCTGCCTGAGTTGGCAGCCCTCTGCCGCCGCAAACTCAAGCGAGCTGGCAAGCCCTTTGGCTCTGGACGGGTTGGGGCTGCTGGCATGGGGCGACCATCCCGTAGCCAGCGGCTATCCACAGCCTCTGTTATCCAGGCTCGGTATCCAGGGCTTGCGGACGGGCGCAAAGGAACCCACGCCCACCAGGAGCTCCCACCAGCCAAAGGCTCAGATGATGAGCTTTATCTCAGTGGCTCCACCCAGGAGAGCACACATAGCCTGGGCCGGGGGGTCTGCCCAACCAGTGGAGAGGTAGGCCTAGGGGGCTGCAGTAGCAGCACCAATGGAAGCACTGGGGGCTGTGAACAGGAGCTGGGCCTTGACCTGTCCAAGAAGagcccacccctgccccccacaACTCCCGTACCCCACCTCACCCCTGATGATCCAGCCCAGCTGAGCGACAGTCAGCAGGACTCACCACCTTCGGCCTCTGCCCTTCCCATTGCCAATAGTGCCTCTTATGCTGAGCTGGGAGGCACCCCTGATGAGTCCATGGATCTGGAGGGGGCTGAGGATAATCACCTGAGTCTGCTGGAGGGGTCGGGTGGGCAGCCTCGGAAGAGCCTCCGGCATTCATCCCGCAAAAAGGAGTGGAGCAAGAAGGATCCTGTGGCTGGCTCCCCCTTTGAGCGGAGAGAAGCAGGGCCCAAGGGCCCCTGCCCTGGAGAAGAGAGTGAGGGGCTTGGGGATAGGGTTCCCAATGGCATTCTATCTGGCAGTGTTGGGGGAGGAGGCCCCAGTGGGCCCTATGGGGATCCCCCATACCCTtgcaaggaagaggaggaaaatggGAAGGACGGGAGTGAGGACAGTGGGCAGAGTGGTAGTGAGGGGGGCAGTGGCCACCCTGGCGCCCATTACATGTATCGGCAAGAGGGCTATGAGACAGTGTCATATGGAGACAACCTTTATGTATGCATCCCTTGCGCCAAGGGCTTCCCCAGTTCTGAGCAGCTCAATGCCCACGTGGAGACACACACCGAGGAGGAGCTGTTCATCAAGGAGGAAGGGGCCTATGAAACTGGCAGCGGGGGTgctgaggaggaggcagaggaccTGTCGGCGCCCAGTGCAGCCTATGCTGCTGAGCCCCGGCCCTTCAAGTGCTCTGTCTGCGAGAAGACTTACAAAGACCCGGCTACTCTAAGGCAGCATGAGAAGACACACTGGCTGACGCGGCCCTTCCCTTGCAACATCTGTGGCAAGATGTTCACACAGCGTGGCACCATGACCCGCCACATGCGAAGCCACCTGGGCCTGAAGCCCTTTGCCTGTGACGAATGTGGCATGCGTTTTACCCGCCAGTACCGCCTCACTGAGCACATGCGTGTGCACTCAG